A genomic stretch from Flavobacteriales bacterium includes:
- a CDS encoding pseudouridine synthase: MERKNNRFNKSNKEGSKGGFKRKDSKKASFTKPFAKRISRKPVKSDKPGMRLNQFIAHSGISSRREADNLIKAGLVQVNGKVIIEMGFRVLETDTVKFNNETIASETKRYLLLNKPKDYLTSTDDPKKKNVYELIANACKERVYPVGRLDRITSGLLLFTNDGELSKKLTFPKQRVKKIYHITLDKNLKAADMHKIKEGVTVAGFLTEIETISYVQNAPKKEVGVEIHIGRNSTLKNLFAHLGYKIVKMDRVYFGGLTKKDISRGRYRFLSDKEVSMLKMI, encoded by the coding sequence ATGGAAAGAAAGAATAACAGGTTTAATAAAAGCAATAAAGAAGGCTCTAAGGGAGGCTTTAAAAGGAAGGATTCCAAAAAAGCGTCTTTTACAAAACCTTTCGCTAAGAGAATATCTAGAAAGCCTGTCAAGAGTGACAAGCCTGGAATGCGATTAAATCAATTTATCGCACATTCGGGCATAAGCTCAAGAAGAGAAGCAGATAACCTCATCAAAGCTGGGCTTGTTCAAGTCAATGGCAAAGTCATTATAGAAATGGGCTTCAGAGTACTCGAAACAGATACAGTAAAATTCAACAACGAAACTATAGCATCAGAAACTAAACGCTATCTACTGTTGAACAAACCCAAAGATTACCTAACGAGCACGGACGACCCCAAGAAAAAGAATGTTTACGAACTTATTGCAAACGCTTGTAAAGAACGTGTTTATCCAGTAGGAAGACTAGATAGAATTACATCAGGGCTATTGTTATTTACTAACGATGGTGAACTTTCTAAAAAGCTAACCTTCCCCAAGCAAAGGGTAAAGAAAATATACCACATTACGCTAGACAAAAACCTAAAAGCTGCAGATATGCACAAAATAAAAGAAGGGGTTACTGTCGCTGGTTTTTTAACAGAAATTGAAACCATTTCTTATGTTCAAAATGCCCCTAAAAAAGAAGTTGGGGTTGAAATACATATTGGCAGAAATAGCACCCTCAAAAATCTATTTGCACATTTAGGATACAAAATTGTGAAAATGGACAGAGTCTATTTCGGAGGCTTAACCAAAAAAGATATTTCTAGAGGTAGATATCGATTTTTAAGCGATAAAGAAGTATCAATGCTAAAAATGATTTAA
- the metG gene encoding methionine--tRNA ligase yields the protein MTKKRYTVTSALPYANGPLHIGHIAGAYLPADIYVRYRKSKQNDVVFICGSDEHGAAITLRAKKEGVSPQEIVDTYHQLNKKSFEDFGINFDIYHRTSDPLHHQTAQEFFSVLDQKQVFTQQVSQQFFDEEHNQFLADRYIVGTCPKCGFDGAYGDQCEKCGSALSPSELINPKSTLSGNKPIMKETKHWYLPMQNHEDWLKSWIENGMIDGQQLHDPKYWRSQVIGQCKSWIDGGLRERAMTRDLDWGVKVPVEGADGKVLYVWLDAPIGYISATKQWATENNKNWQDYWQNDSELIHFIGKDNIVFHAIIFPILLKAHGDFVLPTNVAANAFLNLEGQKLSTSRNWAIWLHEYLKDFEGQQDVLRYSLCSTAPESKDTDFTWADFQTRNNSELVGIFGNFINRVVVLTNKYWDGLVPERGELSAYDKDILLELSNCSEKVGQLIEHYKLREALYEVMNLARLGNKYLADTEPWKLKKTDEIRTQTILNIALQIASHLSVLSEPFLPFTAQKLSAMLNIKQGNWDNIEELMPNHKLNPASLLFSKIEDDIIENQLARLSA from the coding sequence ATGACAAAAAAACGATATACGGTTACTTCAGCTTTACCTTACGCCAACGGACCTTTACATATTGGACACATAGCAGGAGCTTATCTTCCTGCAGATATTTATGTGCGTTATAGAAAATCCAAACAAAACGATGTGGTGTTTATTTGTGGTTCTGACGAGCATGGAGCAGCAATAACTTTACGTGCCAAAAAAGAAGGGGTAAGCCCACAAGAAATTGTAGATACTTATCATCAACTCAATAAAAAATCATTTGAAGATTTTGGCATTAACTTCGATATTTATCATCGTACATCAGACCCATTACATCACCAGACAGCGCAGGAGTTTTTTAGTGTTTTAGACCAAAAACAAGTGTTTACTCAACAAGTATCACAGCAATTTTTTGATGAAGAACATAATCAGTTTTTAGCAGATAGATATATTGTTGGAACTTGTCCAAAGTGCGGTTTCGATGGCGCTTATGGCGATCAGTGTGAAAAATGCGGCTCTGCATTGAGCCCATCAGAATTAATAAACCCTAAGTCTACTTTGAGTGGCAATAAACCAATAATGAAAGAAACAAAGCATTGGTATTTGCCGATGCAAAATCATGAAGATTGGTTGAAGAGTTGGATAGAAAACGGAATGATTGATGGCCAACAATTACACGACCCTAAATATTGGCGCTCTCAAGTTATTGGTCAGTGCAAATCCTGGATTGATGGTGGACTTAGAGAACGTGCTATGACACGTGATTTGGACTGGGGTGTTAAAGTGCCAGTTGAAGGTGCTGACGGCAAAGTGCTTTACGTTTGGCTTGACGCTCCAATAGGCTATATTTCTGCTACCAAACAATGGGCGACAGAAAACAACAAAAATTGGCAAGATTATTGGCAAAATGATTCTGAACTTATTCATTTTATCGGCAAGGATAATATCGTATTTCACGCTATAATTTTTCCGATTTTATTAAAGGCTCATGGCGATTTTGTGCTGCCTACAAACGTAGCTGCTAATGCGTTCTTAAACCTTGAAGGTCAAAAGCTATCCACATCTAGAAACTGGGCCATTTGGTTACACGAATATTTAAAAGATTTCGAAGGACAACAGGATGTTCTACGGTATTCTTTGTGTTCCACTGCGCCCGAATCAAAAGATACAGATTTTACATGGGCTGATTTTCAAACCCGAAATAATAGTGAATTAGTAGGTATTTTTGGAAACTTTATCAATAGAGTTGTGGTGCTGACTAATAAATATTGGGACGGTCTTGTGCCTGAAAGAGGGGAGTTGAGTGCCTATGATAAAGATATCCTTTTAGAGCTTTCAAATTGTTCTGAAAAAGTAGGTCAATTGATAGAGCATTATAAGCTTAGGGAAGCATTGTATGAGGTTATGAATTTAGCTCGTTTGGGTAATAAATATTTGGCCGACACAGAGCCTTGGAAATTGAAAAAAACAGACGAAATAAGAACGCAAACAATTTTAAATATAGCCTTGCAGATCGCCTCGCACCTTTCAGTATTGTCTGAGCCATTTTTACCTTTTACGGCTCAAAAATTAAGTGCAATGCTCAATATTAAGCAAGGTAATTGGGATAATATCGAAGAACTTATGCCTAATCATAAGTTGAATCCAGCAAGTTTGTTGTTTTCCAAAATAGAAGACGATATCATCGAAAATCAATTAGCTAGATTGAGTGCTTAA
- a CDS encoding LD-carboxypeptidase has translation MNKEQSSKHIPPYLKKGDKVGLISTARKISLEELKPGIACIEGWGLEVVLGDNLFNSLHQFSASDDQRASDLQYMLDNQDIKAILCVRGGYGTVRIIDKINFSRFQKHPKWLAGFSDITVLHSQIHNLNIASIHSTMPISFATNTSQSIDSLKDALLGNDISTETISHPLNREGQARGQAVGGNLSILYSLIGSSSDICTDGKLLFIEDLDEYLYHIDRMMQNLKRNGKLAHLKGLMVGGMTKMNDNTIPFGKSAEEIIIDTVSEYNYPVCFHFPAGHISDNRALKLGQVAHLNVGKTITLNYEKST, from the coding sequence ATGAATAAAGAACAATCTAGCAAACACATTCCACCCTACTTAAAAAAAGGCGATAAAGTAGGTCTTATTTCTACAGCACGTAAAATTAGCTTAGAAGAACTAAAACCAGGGATTGCATGTATTGAAGGCTGGGGATTAGAAGTTGTTTTAGGGGATAATTTATTTAATAGCCTTCATCAGTTTTCGGCTAGCGATGACCAGAGAGCAAGCGATTTGCAATATATGCTTGACAACCAAGATATAAAAGCTATTCTATGTGTTCGTGGTGGCTATGGAACAGTTCGCATTATTGACAAAATAAATTTTAGTCGGTTTCAAAAACATCCCAAATGGTTGGCAGGTTTTAGTGATATAACGGTTCTTCACTCACAAATCCACAACCTTAACATTGCTAGTATTCATTCCACAATGCCCATAAGTTTTGCTACAAATACAAGCCAATCTATTGACAGTTTAAAAGACGCTTTATTGGGCAACGATATATCTACTGAAACAATTAGCCATCCATTAAATAGAGAAGGACAAGCGAGAGGTCAAGCAGTTGGTGGAAATTTATCCATCCTTTACAGTCTTATTGGCAGCTCATCAGATATTTGTACTGACGGAAAACTATTATTTATAGAGGATTTAGACGAATATCTATATCACATAGATAGAATGATGCAAAACCTCAAAAGAAATGGAAAGTTAGCACACCTTAAAGGTCTAATGGTGGGTGGAATGACAAAAATGAATGACAATACAATACCCTTTGGCAAAAGTGCGGAAGAGATTATTATCGATACTGTTTCAGAATACAACTACCCTGTATGTTTCCATTTTCCAGCAGGACATATTAGCGACAACAGAGCATTGAAATTAGGTCAGGTCGCACACCTTAATGTTGGCAAAACAATTACCTTAAACTATGAAAAAAGCACATAA
- a CDS encoding YraN family protein — translation MKKAHKLGQKSEEIAAQFLAHKKHQILDRNWRCRKAEIDLISKHEHTLVFSEVKTRSSERFGQPKEFVSERKESLMKDAAEAYLELKNLDLEVRFDILSIVIKNEGIKIEHLENAF, via the coding sequence ATGAAAAAAGCACATAAATTGGGGCAAAAAAGCGAAGAAATAGCCGCTCAATTTTTAGCCCATAAAAAACATCAAATATTAGATAGAAATTGGCGATGTAGAAAAGCCGAAATAGACCTAATATCAAAACATGAGCACACCTTAGTTTTTAGTGAAGTTAAAACAAGAAGTAGTGAGCGGTTTGGACAGCCAAAAGAATTTGTTAGTGAACGTAAAGAATCGTTGATGAAAGATGCTGCTGAAGCCTATTTGGAGTTGAAAAATCTGGACTTAGAAGTACGTTTTGACATCCTAAGCATAGTCATAAAAAATGAAGGTATTAAGATTGAACACCTAGAAAATGCATTTTGA